A single region of the Micropterus dolomieu isolate WLL.071019.BEF.003 ecotype Adirondacks linkage group LG18, ASM2129224v1, whole genome shotgun sequence genome encodes:
- the LOC123987406 gene encoding desmin-like — translation MRAASYTQKSLQVSGSSGRVRVQSPSPSRCRGSSYDSRGRSGYRSTAVELGTEIHQHHANEKEEMQELNVKFAGYIEKVQALEQRNAALQAELAALQSRYKGSPTGIGEEYELKFKEVRELIEALTNEKGAADIERGYIEEEVEVWRLKLEEELALKEEAEMILREFRQDVDNATLQKAELEKRIEQLVAEIEFLKKLHDEEVADIMKQIEDSKITAELDGDRPDLAAYLRNMRAEIEAVAARNVQEAEKWYKSKFDTLKEHAGKHEVQMKAMKDEITTLHNQVTDLQNQIDGLRSRNAALEQQLEDMEMSHMDKVESLESVIAQLEAQLCETKLEMTKYLQDYQELLHIKLKLDAEIATYRKLLEGEEHRLGIAKDV, via the coding sequence ATGAGAGCCGCATCTTACACCCAGAAGAGCCTGCAGGTTAGCGGCTCCAGCGGCAGAGTAAGGGTTCAGAGCCCGTCACCTTCCCGGTGCCGTGGATCCTCATATGACAGCCGTGGACGTTCGGGTTATCGCAGCACTGCTGTCGAGTTGGGCACAGAGATACACCAGCATCATGCCAACGAGAAAGAGGAGATGCAGGAACTCAATGTGAAGTTTGCAGGATACATTGAGAAAGTCCAGGCACTAGAGCAGAGAAATGCTGCTCTTCAGGCTGAGCTGGCTGCACTGCAAAGCCGCTACAAGGGAAGCCCCACAGGCATCGGAGAAGAATATGAGCTCAAGTTTAAAGAGGTGCGGGAGCTTATTGAGGCTCTGACTAATGAGAAGGGAGCAGCTGATATCGAACGAGGCTACATTGAAGAAGAGGTTGAAGTGTGGAGACTaaagctggaggaggagctggcACTCAAAGAAGAGGCAGAGATGATCCTGAGGGAGTTTCGCCAAGATGTTGACAACGCCACACTGCAGAAGGCTGAGCTGGAGAAGCGTATAGAGCAACTGGTGGCCGAGATAGAGTTCCTCAAGAAGCTGCATGATGAAGAGGTGGCCGACATCATGAAGCAGATTGAGGACTCGAAGATTACTGCAGAGCTGGACGGCGATCGGCCTGACCTGGCTGCTTATCTGCGCAACATGCGCGCAGAGATAGAAGCGGTCGCTGCCCGCAATGTCCAGGAAGCTGAGAAGTGGTACAAGAGCAAGTTTGACACCCTCAAGGAGCACGCTGGCAAACACGAGGTGCAAATGAAGGCCATGAAAGACGAGATCACGACCTTGCACAACCAAGTGACAGACCTGCAGAACCAGATTGATGGGCTGAGGTCTCGCAACGCAGCCCTggagcagcagctggaggacaTGGAGATGTCCCACATGGATAAGGTGGAAAGCCTTGAAAGTGTCATTGCACAGTTGGAGGCCCAGCTCTGCGAAACCAAACTGGAGATGACCAAGTATCTCCAAGACTACCAGGAACTGCTGCACATTAAGCTCAAGCTGGATGCAGAGATCGCCACCTACAGGAAGCTGCTGGAAGGGGAGGAGCACAGGCTTGGAATTGCCAAAGATGTCTAA